From Cellulosimicrobium sp. ES-005, one genomic window encodes:
- a CDS encoding PTS glucose transporter subunit IIA, with protein MAAPLTVLVPVTGTVVDVGDVDDPVFSAGLVGPGLAVEPDDAQGGEAVAPITGTVVKLHPHAFVVQHDDGRAVLVHLGINTVQLGGEGFTTHVAQGDHVERGTVLVSWDPKAVRAGGRSAVCPVVALEAAPDDVTSLAEVGAWAARGEELLTWG; from the coding sequence ATGGCGGCGCCGCTCACGGTGCTCGTCCCCGTCACGGGCACGGTCGTGGACGTCGGCGACGTCGACGACCCCGTCTTCTCCGCCGGGCTCGTCGGCCCGGGGCTCGCCGTCGAGCCCGACGACGCGCAGGGCGGCGAGGCCGTCGCGCCCATCACGGGCACGGTCGTCAAGCTGCACCCGCACGCGTTCGTCGTCCAGCACGACGACGGCCGTGCGGTCCTCGTCCACCTCGGCATCAACACCGTCCAGCTCGGCGGCGAGGGCTTCACGACGCACGTCGCGCAGGGCGACCACGTCGAGCGCGGCACCGTCCTCGTCTCGTGGGACCCGAAGGCCGTCCGTGCCGGCGGCCGGTCCGCCGTGTGCCCGGTCGTCGCGCTCGAGGCCGCCCCGGACGACGTGACCTCCCTCGCGGAGGTGGGCGCCTGGGCCGCCCGCGGCGAGGAGCTCCTCACCTGGGGCTGA
- a CDS encoding PTS glucose/sucrose transporter subunit IIB yields MSKAEQILRGLGGDANVLDLEACITRLRVEVEDPALVDDATLTAAGAIAVVRSGAAIQVIVGPDADNIASDIEDLR; encoded by the coding sequence GTGAGCAAGGCAGAGCAGATCCTCCGAGGCCTCGGCGGCGACGCGAACGTCCTCGACCTGGAGGCGTGCATCACGCGCCTGCGCGTCGAGGTCGAGGACCCGGCGCTCGTCGACGACGCCACGCTGACCGCCGCCGGGGCGATCGCCGTCGTGCGCTCGGGCGCGGCGATCCAGGTCATCGTCGGGCCCGACGCCGACAACATCGCCTCCGACATCGAGGACCTGCGCTGA
- a CDS encoding PTS transporter subunit EIIB — MTQSDAERAATILAGLGGVANIDEIDPCTTRLRSLVKDPALVDAALLRRAGAFGVMVNGRVVQVVVGPQVDTIASDLADLM, encoded by the coding sequence ATGACACAGTCCGACGCAGAGCGCGCCGCGACGATCCTCGCCGGCCTCGGCGGGGTGGCCAACATCGACGAGATCGACCCGTGCACCACCCGGCTCAGATCGCTCGTCAAGGACCCCGCGCTCGTCGACGCCGCGCTCCTGCGGCGCGCCGGGGCGTTCGGCGTCATGGTCAACGGCCGCGTCGTGCAGGTCGTCGTCGGCCCGCAGGTCGACACGATCGCGTCCGACCTCGCCGACCTCATGTGA
- a CDS encoding GntR family transcriptional regulator, with product MSRSRSQASEHKYLTVRAYLADLVASELSVGDAVPSERSLTEKFGVSRMTVRQAIDALVTEGVLERAQGRGTFVAPPRADFEMRLTTFGEEARRRGMEPGSEVLEVGTAPAPASVAESLGRATGDPMHHVVRLRSADGSPMSVEEAWIPVDLAPDLLDDGVPESLYGALRERGLAPTWGEDTITASDATVQEQKLLGLRASRAVMRTVRRTFAGDAPLMYSRSSYRGDRYSVFVPLREARPTLVPRTGATDPTSTPATTTTDHLDPVPVPARATEGNDR from the coding sequence ATGAGCAGGTCACGATCGCAGGCGAGCGAGCACAAGTACCTCACGGTGCGCGCCTACCTCGCCGACCTCGTGGCGAGCGAGCTCTCGGTCGGCGACGCGGTGCCCTCGGAGCGCAGCCTGACCGAGAAGTTCGGCGTCTCGCGCATGACCGTGCGCCAGGCGATCGACGCGCTCGTCACCGAGGGCGTGCTCGAGCGCGCGCAGGGTCGCGGGACGTTCGTCGCCCCGCCCCGCGCGGACTTCGAGATGCGCCTCACGACGTTCGGCGAGGAGGCGCGACGCCGTGGCATGGAGCCGGGGAGCGAGGTGCTCGAGGTCGGCACGGCGCCCGCGCCGGCGTCGGTCGCCGAGTCGCTCGGGCGCGCGACGGGCGACCCCATGCACCACGTGGTGCGCCTGCGCTCCGCCGACGGGTCCCCCATGAGCGTCGAGGAGGCGTGGATCCCCGTCGACCTCGCCCCGGACCTGCTCGACGACGGCGTCCCCGAGAGCCTCTACGGCGCCCTGCGCGAGCGCGGCCTGGCCCCCACCTGGGGCGAGGACACCATCACCGCGTCCGACGCCACCGTGCAGGAGCAGAAGCTCCTCGGGCTGCGGGCCTCGCGGGCCGTCATGCGCACCGTCCGCCGCACGTTCGCGGGCGACGCGCCGCTCATGTACTCCCGGTCGAGCTACCGCGGCGACCGGTACAGCGTGTTCGTCCCCCTGCGCGAGGCGCGGCCGACGCTCGTGCCGCGCACCGGCGCGACCGACCCGACGAGCACCCCCGCCACGACGACCACCGACCACCTCGACCCCGTGCCAGTGCCGGCCCGGGCGACCGAAGGGAACGACCGATGA
- a CDS encoding PTS transporter subunit EIIC, with amino-acid sequence MTTVAEPTRTKKGVPGFAQLQRVGRSLMLPIASLPAAALLLRLGQADFLGADGAAGTLPWMQYVADVFASAGNALFANLPLLFAVGVAVGYAKKADGSTGLAAVIGYLVFKGVSDALSPAVLGVAPEGEDQELINYGVLGGIVIGLTAALLFQKYYRIKLPPYLAFFGGRRFVPIVTAGVAVLIAVVGALIYPAFDTGFTAVGDWVTGSTILGAFVYGTVNRLLLPVGLHHLLNSLPWFQFGEYTDANGEVWNGDIARFLHGDPTAGTFMTGFFPIFMFALPAAALAIVHTAKSKNRKVVAGIMGSAALVAFVTGVTEPLEFAFVYVAYPLYAIHAVLTGTSLALVNAIGIRDGFGFSAGAIDYLLNFRIAEMPLLLILIGLGYTVIYYFLFRFVITRWNLRTPGREDDDADGAIADTGAAQDADAPAGASERSATADEASAAGRGASARSDEARGGSSA; translated from the coding sequence ATGACCACCGTCGCCGAACCGACGAGGACGAAGAAGGGGGTGCCCGGCTTCGCGCAGCTCCAGCGCGTCGGGCGCTCCCTCATGCTGCCCATCGCGTCCCTGCCCGCCGCCGCGCTGCTGCTGCGGCTCGGACAGGCCGACTTCCTCGGGGCGGACGGGGCTGCGGGGACGTTGCCGTGGATGCAGTACGTCGCCGACGTCTTCGCCTCGGCCGGTAACGCCCTGTTCGCGAACCTCCCGCTGCTGTTCGCCGTCGGTGTCGCCGTCGGCTACGCGAAGAAGGCGGACGGCTCGACGGGCCTCGCCGCCGTGATCGGGTACCTGGTCTTCAAGGGCGTGAGCGACGCGCTCTCGCCGGCGGTGCTCGGCGTCGCGCCGGAGGGCGAGGACCAGGAGCTCATCAACTACGGCGTGCTCGGCGGGATCGTCATCGGCCTGACCGCGGCGCTGCTCTTCCAGAAGTACTACCGCATCAAGCTGCCCCCCTACCTCGCGTTCTTCGGGGGCCGCCGCTTCGTCCCCATCGTCACCGCCGGTGTCGCGGTGCTCATCGCCGTCGTCGGCGCGCTCATCTACCCGGCGTTCGACACCGGCTTCACCGCCGTGGGCGACTGGGTCACCGGCTCGACGATCCTCGGTGCCTTCGTCTACGGGACGGTGAACCGCCTCCTCCTGCCGGTCGGGCTGCACCACCTGCTCAACTCCCTCCCGTGGTTCCAGTTCGGCGAGTACACCGACGCGAACGGCGAGGTGTGGAACGGCGACATCGCCCGCTTCCTGCACGGCGACCCGACGGCCGGGACCTTCATGACCGGGTTCTTCCCGATCTTCATGTTCGCGCTGCCCGCCGCGGCGCTCGCGATCGTCCACACCGCCAAGTCGAAGAACCGCAAGGTCGTCGCGGGCATCATGGGCTCGGCCGCGCTCGTCGCGTTCGTCACCGGCGTCACCGAGCCGCTCGAGTTCGCCTTCGTCTACGTCGCCTACCCGCTCTACGCGATCCACGCCGTGCTCACGGGCACGTCGCTGGCCCTCGTCAACGCGATCGGCATCCGTGACGGCTTCGGCTTCTCCGCGGGCGCGATCGACTACCTGCTGAACTTCCGGATCGCCGAGATGCCGCTCCTGCTCATCCTCATCGGTCTCGGCTACACGGTGATCTACTACTTCCTCTTCCGCTTCGTCATCACGCGGTGGAATCTCAGGACGCCGGGTCGCGAGGACGACGACGCCGACGGTGCGATCGCCGACACCGGCGCGGCGCAGGACGCGGACGCCCCTGCCGGTGCGTCCGAGAGGTCCGCGACCGCGGACGAGGCGAGCGCGGCCGGGCGCGGAGCGTCCGCGCGCTCCGACGAGGCGCGAGGCGGGAGCTCGGCGTGA
- the ptsP gene encoding phosphoenolpyruvate--protein phosphotransferase has translation MTVADDATRAPARVSDPGLTGVPVSPGRGAGTVVRMPDPVPEPDPAPLAADSTDADVDLAVTQVLAAVTTVQEDLTARAARAEGTAAEVLGVTAAMAADPALARDAVGRVREQRSTPARAVWDAAGVVVGQLEALGGLMAERARDVRDVRDRIVATLLGLPAPGVPDPGFAFVLVADDLAPADTAQLDPERVLAVVTRGGGPTSHTAILARSLGIPAVVAVEDALTLHDGETVLVDGGLGTVEREPSAEDVAAVVAARGARGERRRFDGEGRTADGRRVELLANVANGEDARAAAEAGAEGVGLFRTEVCFLGRTVEPTIDEQVAAYREVLAAFGGRKVVVRTLDAGADKPLPFVTPEAEPNPALGVRGLRTARRHPEVLDRQLTAIARAAAAESADVWVMAPMIATPDEAESFVALCAEHGLGTAGVMIEVPAAALGARWVLAKASFASIGTNDLTQYTMAADREVSDLARLSTAWQPTVLALVGATGSGAALNGRPLGVCGEAAADPVLAPVLVGLGVTSLSMTPRALADVAAVLAATTSEQCEELAFLALQQPTPDAARAAVRARLPILAELGL, from the coding sequence GTGACCGTCGCCGACGACGCGACGCGCGCACCCGCGCGGGTCTCCGACCCGGGGCTGACCGGCGTGCCGGTCAGCCCCGGGCGGGGGGCGGGGACGGTCGTGCGCATGCCCGACCCGGTCCCCGAGCCCGACCCGGCCCCGCTCGCCGCGGACAGCACGGACGCCGACGTGGACCTCGCGGTGACGCAGGTCCTCGCGGCGGTCACCACCGTCCAGGAGGACCTCACGGCCCGCGCCGCGCGGGCCGAGGGCACCGCGGCGGAGGTGCTCGGCGTGACCGCCGCGATGGCGGCGGACCCGGCCCTGGCGCGCGACGCCGTCGGGCGCGTGCGCGAGCAGCGCTCCACCCCGGCGCGTGCGGTGTGGGACGCGGCGGGCGTCGTCGTCGGGCAGCTCGAAGCCCTGGGCGGGCTCATGGCCGAGCGGGCCCGAGACGTGCGCGACGTGCGCGACCGGATCGTCGCGACGCTGCTCGGCCTGCCTGCCCCGGGCGTGCCCGACCCGGGGTTCGCGTTCGTGCTCGTCGCGGACGACCTCGCGCCCGCGGACACCGCGCAGCTCGACCCCGAGCGCGTGCTCGCGGTCGTGACGCGCGGCGGCGGGCCGACGTCGCACACGGCGATCCTCGCGCGCTCCCTCGGCATCCCGGCCGTCGTGGCGGTCGAGGACGCGCTGACGCTGCACGACGGCGAGACGGTGCTCGTGGACGGCGGGCTCGGCACGGTCGAGCGCGAGCCGTCCGCCGAGGACGTGGCCGCCGTCGTCGCCGCGCGGGGCGCCCGGGGCGAGCGCCGCCGGTTCGACGGCGAGGGCCGGACGGCGGACGGTCGTCGCGTCGAGCTCCTCGCCAACGTCGCGAACGGGGAGGACGCGCGGGCCGCCGCGGAGGCGGGCGCGGAGGGCGTGGGGCTCTTCCGCACCGAGGTGTGCTTCCTGGGCCGCACGGTCGAGCCGACGATCGACGAGCAGGTCGCGGCCTACCGCGAGGTGCTCGCGGCTTTCGGCGGGCGCAAGGTCGTCGTGCGCACGCTCGACGCGGGCGCGGACAAGCCGCTCCCGTTCGTCACGCCCGAGGCCGAGCCCAACCCGGCGCTCGGCGTGCGCGGGCTGCGTACCGCCCGCCGGCACCCCGAGGTGCTCGACCGCCAGCTCACGGCGATCGCGCGCGCCGCGGCGGCGGAGTCAGCCGACGTGTGGGTCATGGCGCCGATGATCGCGACGCCCGACGAGGCGGAGTCGTTCGTCGCGCTGTGCGCGGAGCACGGCCTCGGCACCGCGGGCGTGATGATCGAGGTGCCGGCCGCGGCCCTCGGTGCGCGCTGGGTGCTCGCCAAGGCGTCGTTCGCGAGCATCGGCACGAACGACCTCACGCAGTACACGATGGCCGCGGACCGCGAGGTCTCCGACCTGGCGCGCCTGTCGACGGCCTGGCAGCCGACGGTCCTCGCGCTCGTCGGGGCCACGGGATCGGGGGCGGCGCTCAACGGTCGCCCGCTCGGCGTCTGCGGCGAGGCGGCGGCCGACCCGGTGCTCGCGCCGGTGCTGGTGGGGCTCGGCGTGACGTCGCTGTCCATGACGCCCCGTGCGCTCGCGGACGTCGCCGCGGTGCTGGCCGCGACGACGTCGGAGCAGTGCGAGGAGCTCGCGTTCCTCGCGCTCCAGCAGCCCACGCCCGACGCCGCCCGCGCGGCCGTGCGCGCCCGCCTCCCGATCCTCGCGGAGCTGGGCCTCTAG
- a CDS encoding HPr family phosphocarrier protein, producing MDRAVVVAITEGLHARPAALFVKAAAAQPAPVRIAKQGGDPVEAASILSVMTLGVTAGDEVVLSTDADGDDASASIDALASFLEQTEVA from the coding sequence ATGGACCGTGCCGTCGTCGTCGCGATCACCGAAGGCCTTCACGCCCGACCCGCCGCCCTGTTCGTCAAGGCCGCGGCCGCCCAGCCCGCCCCCGTGCGCATCGCCAAGCAGGGCGGCGACCCCGTGGAGGCCGCGAGCATCCTCAGCGTCATGACGCTCGGCGTGACCGCCGGGGACGAGGTCGTGCTGTCGACCGACGCCGACGGCGACGACGCGAGCGCGTCGATCGACGCGCTCGCGTCCTTCCTGGAGCAGACCGAGGTCGCCTGA